From Priestia filamentosa, a single genomic window includes:
- a CDS encoding PucR family transcriptional regulator produces MKVKDVLELPSLEEAFTLAGHSGLHRNVQHVNMMDAPDIIHYLSKDDLLLTTAYHFKDDPSALLSLIKKMHEQNCAGLCVKTKRFLKELPADVLALANKLSFPIIEIPERVALGDVVNNTLGTILNTRTNELQQAIHAHQQFTNHVLSGRSIDELLQNLSLMIGYPVLLLNQHFKLLTQTHYDEKAPESSKKWNTQNTSFFLKKTPYSCFSIRDTHEVFSAFPVPTHEKRSGSLLVKENLAELEQGKILMIEQAANVIAFELMKESALKQYERRAKNEFFTNFVDGKFTSKDEIRSRTKEFGLNCEQKYILIATKLDRNEKGISFTAHQMETDVVYEFLEEELESIPWPCHFFLKGTVGVIFVEVNDRWLGLHETIVSALQHIQKGVLASFQRTISFGISSITQNLFEIESAYEEAIDALDTGHFSGSMQFIQTYQTKDVTELLRVVPRQELKKFYDHTLHKLSSHTQDEEQRLLHTLSVFLETHCQISETAKRLYVHRNTVIYRLEKCEELLGKSLKDPDTTLRLRLALRIGTML; encoded by the coding sequence GTGAAGGTAAAAGACGTATTAGAGCTTCCTTCTCTAGAAGAAGCGTTCACATTAGCAGGACACTCAGGGCTTCATAGAAACGTTCAACATGTGAACATGATGGACGCTCCTGACATTATTCACTATTTATCAAAAGATGACTTACTTCTCACAACGGCTTATCATTTCAAAGATGATCCTTCAGCGCTTTTATCGTTAATTAAAAAAATGCATGAACAAAACTGTGCAGGTCTTTGTGTAAAAACAAAGCGGTTTTTAAAAGAGCTGCCAGCTGATGTTTTAGCACTCGCAAATAAACTCTCCTTTCCCATTATTGAAATACCTGAAAGGGTTGCCCTTGGGGATGTCGTAAACAATACATTAGGCACCATTTTAAACACGAGAACAAATGAGCTGCAGCAAGCCATTCATGCTCATCAACAGTTCACAAATCATGTTTTAAGCGGACGAAGCATTGATGAGTTGTTACAAAATCTATCTCTTATGATTGGCTATCCTGTTCTGCTTCTTAACCAGCATTTCAAACTTTTAACTCAAACCCATTATGATGAAAAAGCTCCGGAAAGCTCAAAGAAATGGAACACGCAAAACACTTCTTTTTTCCTTAAAAAAACTCCTTATTCATGTTTCTCTATTCGAGATACACATGAAGTTTTTTCCGCTTTCCCAGTTCCAACCCATGAAAAAAGATCCGGCTCTCTACTAGTCAAAGAGAATCTTGCCGAACTTGAGCAAGGAAAGATTTTGATGATTGAACAAGCAGCAAATGTTATTGCTTTTGAGCTGATGAAGGAAAGTGCTTTAAAACAATACGAACGAAGAGCAAAAAATGAGTTTTTTACTAACTTTGTAGATGGAAAATTCACATCAAAAGATGAAATAAGAAGCCGCACAAAAGAATTTGGACTAAACTGTGAACAAAAATATATTCTTATCGCAACAAAACTTGATCGAAATGAAAAAGGCATCAGCTTTACAGCCCACCAAATGGAAACCGATGTTGTATATGAATTTTTAGAGGAAGAGCTTGAATCTATTCCATGGCCTTGTCACTTCTTTCTTAAGGGAACAGTTGGCGTTATTTTTGTAGAAGTAAATGATAGATGGCTTGGTCTTCATGAAACAATAGTTTCAGCCTTACAACATATTCAAAAAGGAGTTTTAGCAAGCTTTCAGAGAACAATTTCTTTCGGGATAAGCAGCATTACTCAAAACTTATTTGAAATAGAAAGTGCTTACGAAGAAGCTATCGATGCCCTTGATACAGGTCATTTCTCTGGAAGCATGCAGTTTATTCAAACATATCAAACAAAAGATGTCACAGAACTTCTAAGAGTCGTTCCTAGACAGGAGCTAAAAAAGTTTTATGATCATACGCTTCACAAACTTTCTTCTCACACCCAAGATGAGGAACAACGCTTATTGCATACACTCTCTGTTTTTCTAGAAACTCACTGTCAAATATCTGAGACAGCCAAACGATTATACGTGCATCGCAATACGGTTATTTATCGTCTTGAAAAATGTGAAGAACTGCTTGGCAAAAGTTTAAAAGATCCTGATACAACGCTAAGATTAAGACTAGCTCTCCGTATCGGAACAATGTTGTAA
- a CDS encoding DsbA family protein → MGKKRKQGYKNTSKTKSSNIWFYIIIAVFVIGAVGLVVLNNMGDEKASFDYENQPVLGEESAPVQIVEFGDYKCPVCKTFNETYFPQIDKELIQTGKVQFYFMNFPFINNDSTRAAQFAEVVYKELGDETFWKFHESLYKNQPADYKYEKIDFLTEKELTERLSEFANQEEVDRVVKAFKDGEGEKPLNEDLKVVNDLQINSTPTVYVNGKLYEGKSYEDLKKMVEEELEDAK, encoded by the coding sequence ATGGGCAAAAAGAGAAAGCAAGGATATAAAAACACATCCAAAACAAAATCATCAAACATATGGTTTTATATTATTATTGCTGTTTTTGTTATTGGAGCTGTTGGACTAGTTGTTCTAAACAACATGGGAGATGAGAAAGCTTCTTTTGATTATGAAAATCAACCTGTTCTAGGGGAAGAATCAGCGCCAGTTCAAATTGTAGAATTTGGGGATTATAAATGTCCGGTTTGTAAGACATTCAACGAAACTTACTTTCCTCAGATTGATAAAGAGCTTATTCAAACAGGGAAAGTTCAGTTTTACTTTATGAATTTCCCGTTCATTAACAATGATTCAACGCGTGCTGCTCAATTTGCAGAAGTAGTGTACAAGGAGCTTGGTGACGAAACGTTTTGGAAGTTCCATGAAAGTTTATACAAAAATCAGCCTGCTGATTATAAATATGAAAAAATTGACTTTCTAACGGAAAAAGAATTAACAGAGCGTTTGAGTGAGTTTGCAAATCAAGAAGAAGTAGATAGAGTTGTCAAAGCCTTCAAAGATGGAGAAGGAGAAAAGCCACTTAATGAAGATCTAAAGGTTGTTAACGATCTTCAAATTAACTCTACTCCAACTGTTTATGTAAATGGAAAGCTTTATGAAGGCAAATCATATGAAGATCTAAAGAAAATGGTTGAAGAAGAACTAGAAGATGCAAAGTAA
- a CDS encoding nucleobase:cation symporter-2 family protein yields the protein MNTRQSRGKIFSFGLQHVLAMYAGAILVPLLVGRALGLNAEELAYLVAIDLLTCGIATLLQTLKSKHLGIGLPVILGSSFVALTPMISIGSQYGVPAIYGAIIVTGLFIFFASSFLGKLVRFFPPVVTGTVVTIIGISLVPTAIKNMGGGANSSDFGSSENLLLAFSVLFLIIAMNRFFSGFMRSLSVLSGIIVGTIFAAFLGKVNLDPVKEASWFHFPQVFYFGLPTFEPGAILTMLIVGLVIVIESTGVFFALAKICDRSLTERELANGYRAEGLAIFLGGIFNAFPYNTFAQNVGLVELSGIKTRNVVVAAGGILIFLGSIPKIAAFATIIPNAVLGGATVIMFGMVISSGMRMLSNVEFTNNNLLIIACSISLGLGVTAVPNLFASLPSFLSILVSDGVITGSLAAIILNLFFNTKKKKVEVPLPNSLKAEEAWGK from the coding sequence ATGAACACTCGGCAGTCACGAGGAAAAATTTTTTCATTTGGTCTTCAGCACGTTTTAGCAATGTACGCCGGAGCTATCCTTGTTCCCTTACTTGTAGGAAGAGCACTTGGTTTAAACGCGGAAGAATTAGCGTATCTTGTCGCGATTGATTTGTTAACATGCGGCATTGCTACCCTTCTCCAAACATTAAAAAGCAAACATCTTGGAATTGGATTACCTGTTATTCTTGGCAGTTCTTTTGTAGCCTTAACACCAATGATTAGCATCGGTTCTCAATACGGAGTTCCTGCTATATATGGAGCTATTATTGTCACAGGTCTTTTTATCTTTTTCGCTTCTTCTTTTCTAGGAAAACTTGTCCGCTTCTTTCCTCCTGTTGTCACAGGAACGGTTGTTACGATTATTGGGATATCCCTTGTTCCAACGGCAATTAAAAACATGGGAGGCGGAGCAAATAGTTCAGACTTCGGTTCTAGTGAGAACTTGCTGTTAGCTTTTAGTGTTCTTTTTCTTATCATAGCTATGAACCGCTTTTTCTCAGGATTTATGCGCTCCCTTTCCGTTTTAAGTGGCATTATCGTTGGTACTATTTTTGCCGCTTTCTTAGGTAAAGTGAATCTAGATCCTGTAAAAGAAGCTTCATGGTTTCACTTCCCACAAGTTTTTTACTTCGGTTTGCCAACTTTTGAACCTGGAGCTATCTTGACAATGCTGATCGTCGGACTTGTTATTGTAATTGAATCAACAGGAGTGTTCTTTGCTCTTGCAAAGATTTGCGATCGTTCTTTAACAGAACGAGAACTTGCAAATGGCTACAGAGCGGAAGGTTTAGCTATCTTTTTAGGTGGTATTTTTAACGCATTCCCATACAATACGTTCGCTCAAAATGTCGGACTTGTAGAACTATCTGGAATTAAAACACGTAACGTTGTCGTTGCAGCAGGAGGTATTTTAATCTTCCTTGGCTCTATTCCAAAGATCGCCGCATTTGCGACGATTATTCCAAATGCTGTTCTTGGAGGGGCAACCGTTATCATGTTCGGGATGGTGATTTCTTCTGGAATGCGGATGTTAAGTAATGTTGAATTCACAAACAATAACTTACTTATTATAGCGTGCTCTATCTCACTTGGGCTCGGTGTAACTGCTGTTCCTAATCTCTTTGCATCCCTTCCATCTTTTTTAAGCATTCTTGTAAGTGACGGCGTTATTACAGGAAGTCTTGCTGCTATTATCCTGAATTTGTTTTTCAATACTAAAAAGAAAAAAGTAGAAGTTCCTCTTCCTAACTCTTTAAAGGCAGAAGAAGCTTGGGGAAAATAA
- a CDS encoding SIMPL domain-containing protein, with amino-acid sequence MNTMLLEGEGTVVMEPDQASLIIGIVTNNKSPVKAQEENTTRSRNVIEALKTLGILEQNIRTSSYSIYPRYDYIEGVSTLKDYEVQHLLLVTVKDLSLLGLVYETALENGAATTHSMQLSLSNTEAAYEEALSNALLSVQHKARSLSKSIGVKVNPIPLKIVERRIEEGTVFTPFAQKALSAEGGPPIEKGELTITAYVKALFHYVY; translated from the coding sequence ATGAATACAATGCTTCTTGAAGGAGAAGGAACAGTGGTTATGGAACCTGATCAAGCTTCATTGATCATTGGAATTGTAACAAATAATAAAAGTCCAGTGAAAGCTCAAGAAGAAAATACTACCCGCTCCCGTAACGTTATTGAAGCTTTAAAAACTTTAGGAATTTTAGAGCAAAACATTAGAACAAGCTCATATTCTATTTATCCTCGCTATGATTATATTGAAGGAGTATCAACTTTAAAAGACTATGAAGTTCAACATCTCCTCCTTGTTACAGTCAAAGATTTGTCTCTTCTTGGCCTTGTCTATGAAACAGCTCTTGAGAACGGAGCAGCAACAACTCATAGTATGCAGCTTAGTCTATCAAATACTGAAGCCGCTTATGAAGAAGCTTTAAGTAATGCGCTTCTCAGCGTTCAGCATAAAGCACGCAGCTTAAGTAAATCTATTGGCGTAAAAGTAAATCCTATTCCATTAAAAATAGTAGAGAGGAGAATAGAAGAAGGAACAGTGTTCACTCCTTTTGCCCAAAAAGCGCTAAGTGCTGAAGGTGGCCCTCCGATTGAAAAAGGAGAACTTACTATTACGGCTTATGTAAAAGCTCTTTTTCATTATGTATATTAA
- a CDS encoding GNAT family N-acetyltransferase: MIGFLSFSRVPYVRFCHTGTFGMGVKRDSRGSGAGSSLLQYLIRWGMEQEGLEKIDLEVFSHNEKAIRLYQKFGFCEEGRQRKGMKIREEQYSDVIFMGLFI, translated from the coding sequence GTGATTGGATTTCTATCGTTTTCGAGAGTTCCTTATGTTCGCTTCTGTCATACGGGAACATTCGGAATGGGCGTAAAGAGGGATTCTAGAGGAAGCGGTGCTGGGAGTTCTTTGCTTCAGTATCTTATCAGGTGGGGGATGGAACAAGAAGGGCTTGAAAAAATTGATCTTGAAGTTTTTTCCCATAACGAAAAAGCCATCCGACTTTATCAGAAATTTGGTTTCTGTGAAGAAGGACGACAAAGAAAAGGAATGAAAATACGAGAAGAACAATATAGTGATGTTATTTTCATGGGATTGTTTATTTAA